The candidate division WOR-3 bacterium nucleotide sequence TGCGTGTTTCATTTATAAATTTAAAAAATTGCGGACCTATATTTGTGTTATAATATTCTTGATAAACATTTTCTTAGGGTATGATACAATCATTTATCATTCAAACATACCCCGTTTAATCAGCCAAAAAGTAGATACGCTTTGTGAATCCTATAAAATAAATTATGTCATTACCGCAACACCACCGAATATACTATTTAACATTTCTGGGGATATAATTTTAACGGATAATCAAATGCCCCGTGATATGAAAATAAATAAATTTACAGGAGCAGAAAGAAGAAAAATAATAAAAAAAGAAGATAACTTAATTAAAGACGAAAAGCACATTTTATTTCTAAATTCAAATATATTCCCTACAATAAATGAACAATTAATGCCCTTTAAGAAAAAGGCAAAGAGTATTGAATCAATAGAATTCATAGACGCCCCAATTTATTATAAAGATATCTTTAATGAATTGAGAACCCAGAAACAGATTTATGAATTAATCGTTTTTGAAAAACCAAAATTTAATTATAATGAGATGGACAGTCTCTGGCAATTGTGTTTTGAACCAGGTGTTGCGATCGTAAAACGATAGTTATTTACCTATACAGAATTCTTCAAATATTTTATTGATTATATCTTCGCGCAAAACCCTGCCTGTAAGTTCACCGATTATATCAAGGGCATAATGCAATTCAAACGCTATCGTTTCAGGCGTATGATTTTCTCTAATATTATCAAGCGTTTGATAAATCCTTTTCAAACAATCAATCTGTCGTTGTCGGAGAATCAACTTGTCTTCTTTAAAAAATTCAGAGAGCAGTCGTTCTCTAACAATCTTTTTTAATAAATCTATATTTTCTCCATTTTTTGCCGATATTTTTATCGCATCTGGTAATATTTCGCTTTCTTTTAATTTTATATTCAAATCAATTTTGTTTATTATAAAAATTTTGTTTAAATCTTTTGTAAGATTAAAAAGAAAGGTATCCTGTTCGTTCATTGCTTCTGATCCGTCAAAAACAAGTAATATTAAATCTGCACCTTTTAAAACCTCTTCGCTTCTTTTGCTTGCAATATTATCAATTCCGTCTGCATAATTAAATATACCGGCAGTATCAATTAATTTTATCAAAACTCCGTTTATCTCTAATTTTTCTTCAATAAAATCTCTGGTCGTCCCGGGTGTTTCGTGAACAATAGCACGCTCAAATCCTAAAAGTCTGTTAAAAAGGGTTGATTTGCCAACATTGGGTCGTCCCGCAATAACGACCGAATAGCCTTGTTTTATTTTTATTGACTGTTCAGAATTTTCCAATAAAGTTTTTAGCTGTTCTTGTATCTTACTAATTTCATTTTTAACCTTATCCAGGTCTATATCTGTTTCTTCTTCGTCTGGAAAATCTATGTTTGCCTCAACCATCGTCAGCAGTCCAACGATTTTTTCTTTTACCTCCATAAGGAAGTCTGATAATTTACCTTCAAGTTGATATACCGCAGCTTTTCTTATTACATCACACTGAGCGTAAATTGTATCCAGAACAGCCTCAGCCTGTATCAAATCAATTTTGTTATTGAGAAACGCCCTTTTTGTAAATTCACCTGGTAAGGCAAGTCTTGCGCCGATACTTATTAAAATTTTTATTATTTTATCAACAATCAATGGATTACCATGGCACGATATTTCAGCTACATTCTCACCCGTATAAGAATTGGGTGCAAAAAATATACTGGTCATTACATAATCAATGGTCTCCCGGGTATTCGGTTCTATGATTTTGCCGTAATATATATGTCCAGACTGAAAGACAGAAATATTCTGGTTGGAAACAAAAATTTTTTTAACTAAATTAATAGCGTTTTCACCGCTAACACGAATTACCGCAATACTTGAATAACCTGTTGGTGTAGCACAAGCAACAATCGTATCATTCACATCTTTACTCTTTCTTTTCTTCTTTATTTTCTCCTGAGGGTGCTATTATCACGGTTCGGTTCGCGCCTCGTCCGATTGTATATAACTTCACACCTTTTAATTCATTTATTTTATTAGCTACTATCTTTTCTTCACGGGGTGTCATCGGGTCAAGCGCCATTTCTCGTCCCGTCTGAATAACAATGCGCGCGATTGCCTCGGCTTTTTTTCTTAAAAAATTAGTTTTACGCTGACGATAGCCGTTGACATCTATCAGCAGTTTTATATTAGAATAGAACCTTTTTGCAAGCCTGGAGATTATGTATTGTAAAGCCCATAAATGTTCACCATTTTTACCGATAAGTAGTGCATCGTTTTGTTTGGTCTTTATGTTTACTGTATAACCCTGTTCATCCTTACTCACTGAAACCCCGACTTTAAAGCCCATACTGGTTAACACATAGTTGGTAAGGATCTGGAGATACTGGCGAGGCTCTTTAATTGTTATTCTGACCTTGGTTTCTGTTTCACTTTGAGAAAGAATTTCATAGGTTACCTCATCCAGGGTAACCCCTAATGTTTTTATTCCCTGAGCGAGCGCATCATTCAGGTCTTTTCCTGTAGCCTCTATCATTTTCATTGTGCCTCCTCTATATTTTAATTAAATAACCACCGGACAATCCGATGGCTTTTTAAAAATTAACGAAAAACTTTTTTCTTTATCAGTAAATTTTCTAAGATTGAAAGTATATTATATGTAAACCAATATAATTGTAATCCTGAAGGAAAATTCAGGAATACGAATATCATTACCAAAGGCATCATTATCACCATAAATCTTTGCCTTGGGTCAATCGTTGTCATCAACGATTGTATAAGCATTAATACACCCATTGCAATTGGTAGAATATAATATGGGTCTTTTAGAGACAAATCAACAATCCAGAGCATAAAAGGAGCACGGCGAAATTCAATGGCTGTTGAGAGAACTTGATAAAGGGCAATGAATATCGGAAATTGAATCAAAAGAGGAAGACAACCCGAAAATGGATTGACTTTATAGACCTTATAAAGATGCATCATTTCTCTATTTAAAGCCTGCGGGTCATTCTTATATTTCTCCTGAATTTTTTTCAATTCGGGCTGGAGAAGTTGCATTTGTTGTTGGGAGATTAGCATTTGACGAGACAACGGGAAGAAAATTATCTTAAACAAAAGTGCGAAAATCATTATCGCAAATCCATAATTTTTCAAAAACGAATAAAAGAAATTTAAAATAAAAATAATTACTTTTTCAATGGGTCCCCATATCCCGCCGCTCGCAATCTGTTCATAGCCCTTTTTATATCCAGCGAGTTCATTTGGTTTAACTGGTAATACTAATACAGAAATAGTAAAGGAAGAATCCGCAAATAATTCAAGTCCATAGCGATTTGTATTACCCGACATTGCACAACCAAGATAAGCGATAGAAATTTCCTCGTTAGCAGTTAATTTTGAGAGTTTATAAAATTTTGTATTTCTCACATTTTCAATATTATTGATTATTAAGGCAAAATATTTGGTTCTCAATGCAATCCAATCCCAACCATTTTTGTATGCGAGTTGGTCTTTGATTTCTTTTGTGATATTAGTGAAAGTTTTGCTTTTGACATATACATTGAAGTAGCGTAGGTCATCATTCTGATTCTTTTTTTCTGTTACATTCAAACCACTTTTCAAACTTAACACCTGTTCTATTTTATCTGGATAATTTATCTTAAGAGTAAAGCCGTAATTTTCGTTAAAATAATAAGTTTTAGAAAGTAATTTATTGTTTATCGTTGAATAGAATACTATGGAATCATTGTCAAAATAATGTGAAAAATAAACTAATGAATCAGATATTTTTGTTGAAAAGAGCAATCCACCTTCTTTAACAATTTCAGCGTCATATTTTTTTAAATAAAAACTTTTGATTCCCGCACCGGCAGATGAGAAATTTATACGATAGTTATCCTTATCAATCACAATTGTATCCTTAAGAATAGGTAAATTTTCACTCTCCGGAGTCGTTGTCTTCACTGTGTCAGATAATATACTTTCTTTCTTTTCTGTAACTTTTTGGGTTGGTTTGGCAATAAAACTCCAGACTAAAAGGATTACGATAATTAATAAAAATGCAGTGAGTGTCCTTTTCTGATCGTTATCCATATTTTTCTCCCTTTTTAGGCAATACTACCGGGTCATAGCCACCACTGCAAAAAGGATTACATCGCAAAATTCGATAAATACTCATAAGACTTCCTTTAAAGATTCCAAATCTGGATAAGGCTTCAATAGTATAATTTGAGCAGGTAGGCGTGAATCTGCAGGTATTAGGCAATACGAGTCCCAAAGTTTTTTGATAGCATTTTATTAAAAAAATTAATATTTTAACAAAAAAGAAAATCTTGATGCCAGACTTAATTTCGTCCATTAAAACACTCCTTTTTAAAGACCCGAAATGCGTTTAACACTTCATTGGCATCAAGCAAGCCAGTTGCATAAAAAATTACCTTAAACCCCATAAATATCTCCTTGTTCATCCGATATGCCTCCCTTAAAATTCTTTTAACCCGGTTCCGTTTAACTGCGCCTTTGAGCTTCCCGGAGGCAAAGAAACCAACCTTCGAACAGAGGTCAGGTTTATAAATTATAACTAAATTCTTAAAATTTAATCTCTTTCCGTCAGAAAATAATTCTTTTATTTCAGTTTTTTTACGAATAACCTCTTTTTTATCAATACCAAATCGCGCCCTTATTGCAGACAAATCACTCTTTAAACGACCAGACGTTTCCGACCCTTTTTTCTTCTTCTGCTCAAAACTTTTTTTCCAGTTTTTGTTTTCATCCGTGCCCTGAAACCATGGGTCTTTTTTCTTTTTCTTCTGCTTGGTTGATATGTTCTCTTCATAAAACATTATACTTAAAATTAAGGAAAAGTCAAGAAAAATAAATTAAGCAGTTGACGAATTCCAAAAATTAGATAAAATTCTCTATGCCAGCGAATCTGCCACCACAATACTTTGAAGTAGAAAAGAAATACCGGGAGGCTAAGACTTTACAGGAAAAACTATTTTATCTACAGGAATTGCTTGCTATAATCCCAAAACATAAAGGGACTGAAAAACTCCAGGGTGAACTAAAGGCAAAAATATCAAAGACAAAGGAAATGATGGAACATAGCAAAAAATCAGGTGGTTCTCCTGCCTGGTATCAGGTTGAAAGACAGGGTGCTGGTCAGGTCCTTCTCGTAGGTCTCCCCAATTCAGGAAAATCTTCTTTACTTAACCTTCTTACGCGCACAAATGTTGAAGTTGCACCATATCCTTTTACCACAACAACATTCCAGGTTGGTATGATGGAATATGAAGATATAAAGATTCAAATTGTAGATACCCCTCCCGTCTCAGAGAGTGCCCCGGCTTGGTTATATGCGGCTTTTCGTTTTGCAGACCTGCTTTTGATATTACTTGATGCATCAAGTGATGACCTTCTGGAACAAATGGAAATAATCAAAAGAGAACTTGAATCAAGAAATATATATATTGAAAAAGAAAAACTTGAGGCAAAAAAAACGATTGTTCTCTTAAACAAAAGTGATGTAAATAAAGGTGAAGAAAATAGTGAGGTATTTTTGGAATTTTATCAAAATAAATTCAATATCCTGAAAATCTCTACAATCACTGCATTAAATATAGAGACTCTAAGACATTTAATTTTTGAAAACCTTGATATTATACGGGTGTATACAAAGAAGATTGGTCAGCCACCAATAAAAAAAGAACCAATAGTTTTGAAAAGTGGTGCCACTGTAATTGAAGCGGCTGAACATATCCATAAAGATTTTAAGAAAAATTTAAAATTTACAAGATTATGGAATGATAAAGGTTTCAGTGGACAGCGTGTTGAAAAAAATTATGTCCTGCATGATGGCGATATAGTTGAGTTTCATGTATAACAATCTCAAATTCCTAAAATTCAAAATGCCTAAATACCTAAATCTGTTGGACTAATGTCTGAATTATCCTTGATTAAATATATACGAAAAAAATTTCCGCAGCGTTGTGATGAGATTGCCGTGGGCATAGGTGATGATGCGATGGTATTAAAAAATGGAATAGTAATTTCTACTGATTCATTTGCGGAAAAAATCCATTTTAATTTCAAATATTTTTCGTTTTGTCAATTGGGCTTTAGGACAATGGGTGCAAGCCTTTCAGATCTTGCTGCAATGTCGGCAAAACCTATTTGTGCCCTTATCAGTTTATATCTTCCATCTAAAACAAAAGATTCAGAAATAAAAGAATTGTACAAAGGTTTTTCTACTGTCTGCAAAAAATTTCAATGTGATATATCAGGCGGTGATATAATTGAAAGTCCATTCTGGGGTATAACGATCACGGTTGTGGGAAAGGCAGAAAAACCATTATTAAGGTCAGGGGCAAAACCCGGTGATTGTCTTTATACTACAGGTTATCTCGGGCTTGCCGAAACTGGTAGAATAGTTCTCGGCGAAGGATACAAAAAGAATTTATTTCCGGAATCAATAAAAAGGCACCTTTATCCTGAACCAAGAATATATGAGGCACTGAAGTTAAGAAAATATCTCAATGCCAGCATTGATACTTCCGATGGTTTATCAACCGATGCCTTTCATCTTTCTGAAGAAAGCAAGGTTAAGGTCATCATTGAAAATATACCGGTTCACCCAGAAGTTCAATTGCTATGTAAATTGAAAAAAATATCGCCTGTACAATTCATCCTCTCTGCTGGTGAAGATTTTGAATTATTAATTACAGGTAAAAAAATAAAAAATTTCCCAAAAATAAAACTCTTTAAAATTGGAAGAATAGAAAAAGGCGCAGGGGTATATATCTCAACCAACAAGAGATTGAAGAAGATTTATCCTACTGGATATGAACATCTTAAGTAATGAAGCTGTGGTTGAGCCTCACAAAAGAAACATAATCCTTTTTGTCACGACCATAGGCTCATTTTTAACCCCTTTTATGGGTTCATCCCTGAATGTTGCTTTACCAGCCATTGGTAAAGAATTCAATATGAATGCCCTTTTATTAAGCTGGGTTCCTACATCTTATTTACTGGCAGCGGCAATGAGCCTTGTGCCCATAGGCAGGATTGCTGATATGATAGGGCGGCAAAGAGTTTTTCTTCTCGGTGTAACAATCTTTGCTATCTTCTCGCTTTTTGGTGGGATTGTAAATGATACAAGTTTGTTTCTAATTTTGAGAATTTTACAGGGTACCGGTGGGGCAATGATATTTGGAACATCTGTTGCGATTCTGACCGGTGCTTTTCCACTCCAGCAAAGGGGTCGGGTTCTGGGAATAAATGTTGCAGGAGTATATCTTGGGCTCTCACTCGGTCCATTTATCGGTGGTTTTTTGACGCAAAATCTTGGCTGGCGCAGCATATTTTTCAGCAATTCATTTTTGGGATTTTTAATGTTGATTTTTATAATTATTTTTCTAAAGACTGAAAAACAAAAATCCATATTTAAAGATTTCGATTATTTAGGCATTTTGATTTATAGCCCAATGCTTTTCTTTTTAATGTATGGCTTTTCCCTATTACCAAAAACTTCAGGGGCAATTTTAATAATTATCGGTGTTATTTTTATCATTCTTTTTATCAAGTGGGAATCAAAGACTGTCAATCCCTTATTAAACATAAAACTTTTCAAAATTAATCCTTCCTTCTTTTTCTCAAACCTCGCTGCCCTTATCAATTACGGCGCTACAAATGCGGTCTCTTTTCTTCTCAGTCTGTATCTTCAGTATTTAAAGGGATTTTCGCCACAAAGTGCCGGACTCATTCTCATTGCCCAGCCGGTGACGATGACGATTCTTTCACCACTTGCCGGCAGGCTTTCTGACCGTGTTCAACCGCGAATAATCGCCTCAATCGGTATGGGTTTAACAAGTTTGGGATTATTTTTTTTATCGTTCATAAATACAGGAACTGCTGTTAATTTTATCACTGTATATTTAATAGTCCTGGGACTTGGGTTTGCCCTTTTTTCTTCACCCAATACGAATGCTGTGATGAGTTCTATTACAAAAGAATATTATGGTATTGCCTCAAGCACCCTGGCAACAATGAGGTTATTAGGACAGATGTCAAGTATGGGCGTTGTAATGTTGGTTTTTTCACTAACAATGGGCAGGATAAAAATTACACCCGATGTTTATCCGTTATTTTTAAATGCCCTCAAAATTTCTTTTTATATCTTTACCGGATTGTGTATTATCGGCATCTTCGCTTCATTAAAAAGGGGTAGGATAGATAGAGATATAAGTACAGACTAACACATTTGTAAAACTAACTAAAAATTTTATTTATTAAGATTTTTGTTTAACCATTACTTTAATTAAATTTGTTCTCTTTTTAATTTATCAAATCATGGCGCCATTGGTTATATTTTTATTTGATAAACAGAATTATCAAAGGCAGAAAACATTTATTTTTTTATCTTTCAAATTTCATTAATCGGTCTTACCTGCATTTTGCGTTTACGGGCGAATTTTATTGCTTCAATCTCGGCATAAGCCGATTTAAGCGCGGTAATAAATGGGATATTCAATTCTACTGCAAGACGTCGCATTGTATAACCATCCCTTTTTGCACTGTAATTCATCGTCGGGGTATTGATAATCAGATCTATCTTTCCCTGCCGCATCATATCAAGGGCATTGGGTGATTTATGTTCACTTATCCTATAAACAGTCTCAACATTTATGCCGTTTTCACTTAGATATTGAGCAGTTCCCCTCGTTGCGACAATTTTAAAGCCAAGCAATTTTAATTCTTTTGCAATCTTTACAATTTCTTTCTTATCTTCATCACGCACCGTTATATACACCGTTCCTGAACTGGCAAATTTATTGTCCGCAAGGATTGCCTTGTAATATGCACCACCGAATGTCTTATCTATAGCCATTACCTCGCCAGTGGATTTCATTTCCGGACCGAGAATAGGGTCAACACCAGGGAGTTTTAGGAAAGGAAATACCGGCCCTTTAACGGAAACAAAATCTAATTTCATTTCTGCCGGCAGGTTAAAATCTTTAATTTTATATCCTAACATAATCTTGGTTGCAATCTTTGCAAGTGGAATACCTATTGTTTTTGAAACATACGGCACTGTCCTTGATGCCCTTGGATTTGCCTCAAGAACATAGACCGTTCCATTCTGTATTGCCAGTTGTATATTTATCAAACCTATGGTTTTGAGCGCAATTGCAATATCAAAAACAATCTGCTTGATTTCATTTATCGTCTTTTTTGATAGACTCAACGGTGGTATCACGCAATATGAATCTCCGGAATGCACACCTGCCTGTTCAATATGTTCCATAATTCCGGCGATAAAAACATCCTTGCCATCACACAATGCATCAACATCAACCTCTGTTGCATTTGTAATATATTTATCAACGAGGATTGGATGTTCTGGAGAAACCTTCACTGCCAGTCTCATATATTTTTCGAGTTCTAACTCGTCATATATTATCTCCATTGCCCTGCCACCAAGAACATAACTCGGACGGACCAGAACTGGATAGCCAATTTTTCTTGCGATATCTTTTACTTCATCAAAACTGAAACCCGTAGCAAATGGCGGTTGAAAGATATTGAGTTGTTTAAGAATTGAAGAAAAAGCCTTGCGGTCTTCAGCAAGATTCATATCAAGTGGACTTGTTCCAAGGATTTTTGTATTTAGCCTATATTTTTTAATCGCCTCATATAATGGCATTGCAAGATTTATAGATGTCTGCCCGCCAAATTGTAAAATAATTCCATAAGGTTCTTCTTTAAATATCACATTTAATACATCCTCAAGTCTCAATGGTTCAAAATAAAGACGGTTTGAAACATCAAAATCAGTGGAAACTGTCTCAGGATTATTATTAATAATTATTGCTTCATAACCCATCTCCCTTAACGCAATTACTGAATGGACACAGGCATAATCAAATTCTATACCCTGCCCGATCCTTATCGGACCAGAGCCAACAACCAGAATATTCTTTCTATTTCCGCGCCTTGTCTTTTTGTTATCAACCTCACCCCAGTATGTTGAATAGTAATATGGCGTGTAAGCCTCAAATTCACCGGCACAGGTATCTACAATATTGAATACGGGGATAATGTTATTTTCAATGCGTTTTGCCATTATCTCATCCCGCTTAATCCCTGATATTTTACTTATGTATTCATCGCTAAATCCCATCTTCTTTGCCATAGTAAGTAATTGCAATGACACATCCTGTCTTTTGATTAATTTTTCCATTTTGACAATATTTTCAATCTTTGATATAAAGAATTCATCTACCTTGCTGAGTTCTGCTATCTTCTTCTTTGTATATCCACGCCGAAGGGCTTCAGCAACTGCAAAAATAAAGCGGTCCGTCGGCTCCTGCAATTCTCTTATCAACTCATATTCTTTCCAGTTATCAGGTTCAAGACCGCACTTATCAATCTCCAGAGAACGAATTGCCTTAAGGAATGCTTCTTCTATCGTAGAACCGATAGCCATTACTTCGCCGGTGGATTTCATCTGGGTGCCAATTCTGCGGTCAACGGTAGGAAACTTGTCAAAGGGCCAGCGGGGAATCTTTACTACAACATAATCAAGTGCCGGTTCAAATCCCGCCATAGTCTTTTTTGTAATGGCATTGGGAATTTCATCAAGATTTAGCCCAACTGCTATCTTTGCACTCACACGGGCGATGGGATATCCAGTTGCCTTTGATGCCAGTGCTGAAGAACGCGATACCCGCGGATTGACCTCAATAACTCGATATTCCCATTTTTCAGGATTAACCGCAAACTGGATATTACATCCACCAGCAATCTTTAATGAACGGATAATCTTTATCGCCGCACAACGCAACTCCTGATGCTGTTTATCGGTCAATGTCTGGGCAGGTGCAACCACCATACTTTCACCAGTATGTATCCCCATCGGGTCAATATTCTCCATATTGCAGATTATAATACAATTATCGTTATTATCGCGCATTACCTCATATTCATATTCTTTCCAGCCCAAAACACTTTCTTCAATCAAAACCTGTTTAATCGGTGATCGGATTAACCCGGTCATCACCGCATCATAAAACTGGTCTCTGTCATAGACAACACTGCTTCCAGTTCCACCGAGCGTGTAAGCAGGGCGAATCAAAAGAGGAAAATTCATATCTTTCAGAACCTTAAGTGCCTCATCATAGTTATGCACAGCAAAACTCCGAGGAATAGGCTCGCCAATTCTATTCATAAGGGCACGGAAACGATCTCTATTCTCTGCCATTTCAATCGTCTGAAGATTTGAACCGAGCAATTCCACTTTAAATTTCTCAAGAATACCACGGCGCGCAAGTTCATACGATAAATTCAATCCTGTCTGCCCGCCAAAACCCGGCAAGAGTCCCTCTGGTCTCTCTTTGTCTATGATTTTTGCCAAAATTTCGGGTGTAAGGGGTTCAATATAAACAACATCTGCAGTCTCAAGGTCAGTCTGGATTGTTGCCGGATTAGAATTGACAATTATGGTTTGGTATCCTTCTTCACGCAAAGACCTGCTTGCCTGAGAACCGGAAAAATCAAATTCTGCAGCCTGTCCGATGATAATCGGTCCAGACCCGATAATCAAAACTTTTTTAATATCCTTTCTTTTCGGCATTTATCATTTTGAAAAATTTCTCAAAAAGGAATGAAGTATCATAAGGTCCTGGTGATGCTTCAGGATGAAATTGAACAGAAAAAATTGGGAGAGATTTATGTCGCATACCTTCAATAGTTCTATCATTTATATTAATCCAGTCAAAGATAATCTCTTTATTTTTACTTTCCTTAGTAATTGCATAACCATGATTCTGGGAAGTAATGTAAATCTTTTTGTTTTCTAAAAACTGGACAGGATGGTTATACCCACGATGTCCAAATTTCAATTTATATGTTTTTAAACCTAATGCAAGCCCTAATAACTGATGTCCCAAACATATTCCAAAAACAGGATATCCAGATATTATCAATTTTTTAAGTGTTTTAACCGTGGTCTTTATAATTTCGGGATGTGCAGGATTCCCAGGACCATTTGAAATCACAATTCCATCGGGATTTAATTTTTTTATTGTCTCAAAATCCGCATCATAAGGAACCTGAATGACTGAAGAATATTTTAAAAGAGAATTGATAATGCTTTTTTTGACACCGCAATCAATGAGCAAAACTTTATTTTTATTTTGACATTTGTGGAATAGAATTCTTTTGCAAGAAACCTGTCTCACCAAATTTTCTGAATGTGGATGGGACATATTTTTAATTTTTCTGGTCAATTTTTCTATGTTGATATTACCTTTAGAAACCGAGAGTATTGCCTTCATTGTTCCATAATACCTCAATTTAAGCGTTAGTCTGCGTGTATCTATACCCCATATACAGGGTAAATTATTTTCCTCAAGATAATCTTCAATCTTTCTGGTATTTGTTGAAAAAAAAGCGGGCTCTTTTATTACGAGCCCGCGAATCTTCGGAGAATCTGACTCCTGATGTTTGAATTTAAATCCATAATTCCCGATCAATGGGTAGGTCATTAATAAAATCTGACCTTCATAGGATGGGTCAGTGAAAGCCTCTTCATATCCGGTCATTGCGGTATTGAAAACAAGTTCACCATAAACAAATTTATCAGGACCAAGACCGTTGCCTTGAACTATTGTTCCATCTTCAAGTATTAATATCCCCTGCTTCATCAATTATCTATTATATTCAAAATTTATAAATTGTCAATAATTATGAAAAACTATACATCAAGATTTTTAAATTTTATATAGATCGGAACAACCAAATTAATCACATTCTTTGCATCTGGTGTTTTCTGAATATAGGGATCTTTTATATAGTTCAAAATAATCGTTATAAATATAGAATCCTTAAAACGCTCCATTTCGTCATAATCTGAATCGCTTCTTTTTTCAATAAATTTTTTTATTCTGTTCAAGGGTTCTCTAACAACACCCAAGCCATTATAATTTATTCCACCTATGCGTTGTTTTGCCTTTTTTATTTCCTGGTCAGCAGTTAAGAGCGTGAGTTCAATCTTGGTTTCGTAGTCATCAAGCAAAACTGAAAGGTCTTCTTGACATATTGCATAATTATGCAAAGAAGTAGTATCAATGTATTGATTTTGATTTAAAAGACCGTAAAGGTCTCCAATACGCCGGATATAATGCTGTGTCTTTTCACTAAGTTTGCTAAAGAGACTTTTATTCTGGAGCCAGCGGAGTGAAACTGCAACTTTTATCCGTCTCTTCGTTTTATCAACATGAGTCTCCCCTGGCTTATTATTTGTTTCTTCAAGAATTTTTTCAATAGTTTCACTATTTAAATAAATCGGTTCATAAGTTGGTTTTTTAAGGAATTTATGTATATCTTGGATTATTTTATCTATCTTTTCTTTTTTACCAACTTCAGATAACTGCGGATATGTTTTATCAATGAAAAATTTAACAAGATATTTATTAATTGTATATCTTCCTTCCTCAAGTTCCTGTTTACTCACTGCCTTTGGACACCATTCGGCGAATATTTCTACATCGGGTCTTTTGAGAAATTCAAGGTCATAAGGTAGCTCAGTGATTACCGTATCAGGCTGAATTAACCATTGAAGATTCATTAGTATCTCTTCAAGATTATCAAGATGGTTTTTACCTGCCCATGCCATTGGCACTCCTTTTGGCTTGAATCAGCAAATATTCAATATTCATAGACTTATTATGATTTTATGCAAAAATTTAAAAATGTCAATTATTAATAACAAAAGTGCCTGCCATTAATGGCAGGCACCAAAAAACAAAATCAATTTCCTTATTTTCTTTTTACTCGCCACCTTTCAAAACCTTCAACCTCGCCTCGGTTCTCTTTTTGTAATCCTTTGCTCCTTTGTGATTTGGGTCAAGGGCAAGAA carries:
- the carA gene encoding glutamine-hydrolyzing carbamoyl-phosphate synthase small subunit, whose protein sequence is MKQGILILEDGTIVQGNGLGPDKFVYGELVFNTAMTGYEEAFTDPSYEGQILLMTYPLIGNYGFKFKHQESDSPKIRGLVIKEPAFFSTNTRKIEDYLEENNLPCIWGIDTRRLTLKLRYYGTMKAILSVSKGNINIEKLTRKIKNMSHPHSENLVRQVSCKRILFHKCQNKNKVLLIDCGVKKSIINSLLKYSSVIQVPYDADFETIKKLNPDGIVISNGPGNPAHPEIIKTTVKTLKKLIISGYPVFGICLGHQLLGLALGLKTYKLKFGHRGYNHPVQFLENKKIYITSQNHGYAITKESKNKEIIFDWININDRTIEGMRHKSLPIFSVQFHPEASPGPYDTSFLFEKFFKMINAEKKGY